In Paenibacillus protaetiae, the genomic stretch AACGTCGCCGTTGGCGGCCACGCGGTCCGTACCGACGATCACCGCATTCACCCAGCCTTTGGACATGACCATGCCTGCCATATTGTCGCAAATCAGCGTAACATCCACGCCCGCCTGATGAAGCTCGAAGGCGGTCAGGCGCGCGCCCTGCAGAACGGGGCGTGTTTCGTCCGCGAATACTTTAAGCGTAATGCCGCGCTCCTGCGCCAAATAAAACGGTGCAAGCGCGGTACCGTATTTCGCCGTCGCAAGGCCGCCCGCATTGCAATGCGTCAGCACGCCCATGCCGTCTTCAAACAGCGATAACGCGTGTTCGCCGATCTGGCGGTTTGTTTCTTCATCTTCGCTTTGGATCGTAACCGCTTCGTCCAGCAGCGCTTGTTTGGCTTCTTCCAGCGAAAGCCCGGCTTCAACGATCGCAGCCGCCTTCGCTTTCATCCGGTCCAGCGCCCAGAACAGGTTTACAGCCGTCGGGCGGGATGTCGCCAAATATTCGGCTTGCTTGCGCACTTCCGCGAGCCAGCCGTTCGTGCCTTCCTGCACTTGGCGGCTGCCAAGCACAACGCCATAAGCGGCGGCAATGCCGATTGCGGGAGCACCCCGTACCTTCAAATGCCGGATGGCTTCCCATACCTCTTCGGCAGTTGTAAGCGGCAGATACACAATTTCCTCGGGCAGCAGGCGCTGATCCAGCAGATCCAGCTTATCGCCCGCCCAAATGACCGACTGCAGCCCGGCGTATTCTTTTGTCGTCATAAATGCAATTCCTTCCTTTATTTATTTGCGGCGGCTGACAGCGCAATGTCAATCGCTTCGTCGATCGAACGGACGCTGCGGTTCGCTTTAATTAAAGCGGTGCCGATACGAAGCGCCATGCGCTGAGCTGTTTCACGAGCAGCGGCATCGGGAATGGAGTCGATGTCCGCCACATGGGACAGGCCAACAATGCGGCGCACGATTTTGCAGCCGGCGAAACCGACAGCATCCTGCAGCAGGCGGCTCATGTAAAAGGCTTTAAAAGCCGGCGTAGAGGAAGCGAGGCGGTCGACATTGTGCTCGTCCCACAGCTTCCGGAATTTGGCGTCAAATTGAGTCCATAAGCTGCGGACTGTTTCCACCAGGTAAGCGCGGAATTCGGCGCGCTTGCCGGCATCGCCGATCCAATGCTCCTGGCCGGCATAGTTCATAAACAAATTGGCGATAATGGCTCCGA encodes the following:
- the mtnA gene encoding S-methyl-5-thioribose-1-phosphate isomerase, with amino-acid sequence MTTKEYAGLQSVIWAGDKLDLLDQRLLPEEIVYLPLTTAEEVWEAIRHLKVRGAPAIGIAAAYGVVLGSRQVQEGTNGWLAEVRKQAEYLATSRPTAVNLFWALDRMKAKAAAIVEAGLSLEEAKQALLDEAVTIQSEDEETNRQIGEHALSLFEDGMGVLTHCNAGGLATAKYGTALAPFYLAQERGITLKVFADETRPVLQGARLTAFELHQAGVDVTLICDNMAGMVMSKGWVNAVIVGTDRVAANGDVANKIGTYSVAVLAKAHGIPFYVACPLSTIDLNTPTGAEIPIEERNPEEVTEGFGKRTAPQGVKVYNPAFDITPAEYVTAIITEKGIVKAPFNINLKKLFEEQ